The Porphyromonas sp. oral taxon 275 DNA window AGTGTGTGGTCAGCTGGCGCAGCTCGCCCCCCGTGGCAGGGATGAGGTAGATATTCGTCCCCTCAGCATTGCGGTCGCTGGAGAAGGCGATATAGCGGCCATCGGGCGACCATACGGGCTGGCTCTCGTAGCTGGAGGCCGTGGTCAGGCGGCGCGCTTCGCCCCCCGTCGTAGGGACCGTATAGATATCCCCCTGATAGGCAAAGGCGATCTGCCGACCATCGGGCGAGATACTCGGGTAGCGCAGCCACAGCGGACGCTCCTGAGCTGCCAGCGTAGCCCCTGAAGCCAGGAGCAGCGTACATAGTACCGTGCGAAGAGTCATACGTGATAAGGAGTAAGGTGATAGATAGTAAAGCCACACAGGTGGACGAGGCAGGCCGCGCGCGGCCTAGTCCTTGTCCACCTGTGCTGCGTAGCCGCGCCAGCGCTCCAAGAGGAGCGCCAGATCGGACGGCAAATCACTGTCGAAGGTCAGCTCCTGCCCCGTGTGCGGATGGACGAAGCCAAGGGTCTTGGCATGGAGGGCCTGCCGCGGGCAGAGGGCGAGGCAGTTCTGGACGAACGGTCGGTAGCGGGCGAACTGATTGCCCCATAGGATGCGGTCGCCGCCGTAGCGCTCGTCGGCGAAGAGCGGGTGCCCGAGGTGCCGCATATGGGCACGTATCTGATGCGTGCGCCCCGTCTCGAGGCGACACTCCACCCAGGAGACATAGGCCAGCTCCTCGAGGACGGTGTAGTGCGTGACGGCGTGCTTGCCCTTGTCGCTACCCTCGGGGTAAACGGCCATCTGGAGGCGATCGCGCTCATCGCGGCCTATATTGCCGACGATGGTGCCCTCAGGGCTGTCGAAACGCCCCCAGACGAGGGCGCGGTAGGTGCGCTTGGTGGTCTTCTCGAAGAACTGACGCGAGAGATGCGCCTTCGTCTCGGGGCGCTTGGCCACGACGAGCAGCCCGCTCGTATCCTTGTCGATGCGGTGCACGAGCCCCAGGCGTGGATCCTCGGGGTCGTAGTGCGGGTCGTCCTTGAGGTAATAGGCCAGGGCATTGACCAGCGTCCCCGTATAGTTGCCATGCCCGGGATGGACGACGAGGCCCGCGGGCTTATTGACCACCAGGAGGTATTCGTCCTCGTAGACGATGTCCAGGGGGATATCCTCGGGGATGATCTCCAGCTGGCGGCGCGGACGGCGCAGCTGGAGCGTGACGACCTCGAGGGGCTTGATGCGGTAGTTGGCCTTGACGGGACGGTCACCGACGAAGACATAGCCGCCCTCCAGCGCCTGCTGGATACGGCTGCGGGAGGTGTGGGGCATGCGCGTGGCGAGGAACTTGTCGATGCGCAGCAGCTCCTGCCCCTTGTCGGCGACGACGCGGAAGTGCTCGTAGAGCGGCGTGCTGTCAGCGTGCGTCAGATAGGAGACGGCGGCGGGATCCCCCGCCTCGTCCTCCTCGTCCTCGAGGAGCTCCCCGTCCAGCTCGTCGGCTAGGGGTGCTTCGTCCCCTGTAGCCCCCAGCTGGCCTTTGCCCCCCTCGGGAGCGTGAGCTGATCCTTGGCTACGTAGCTCCTCGGCGAGCTCAAGTGCGAGCTCAGCCTCGAGCTCGTCTGCGGTAGGCTTGGGCGTGGCTACCACCAGTCCGTCGTATTTTCCTTCTTAGGCTCGGGGGCGACACTCACGCTATCGGCGAGGCTATCGCGTCCCCAGCCCTCGATGAGGCGATCCAGGCCGAGCGTGTCGACGACGGCCGTAGCTACATAGAGGTAGAGCTTGGTATTGACGGGCAGCTGCGTCCCCTGCGGGATGCTCTTGCCATCAGCCGTCTTGAGGTCGACGACCGAGCCCACGTAGCCCCCTGGGACGGTGCGCTGCTCGACCTCCTCGAAGCCTAGCCCGCGCAGCAGCGCCAGGATCTGGCGTGCCGACTGGTCCTTGTAGGCAGGGATGGTCTGATTGCGTGGGTGCAGCCCGTTGATGGCGATGAAGAGCAGACGCCCCGCCTTGACGCGGCTGCCTGGGGCGGGGACGACATCGCGGATCGTGCCGGGGCGGGCGGTCTTGGAGAAGGTCGAGTCGTTGATCTCGTACTCCAGCCCGACGGACTTCAGGATCTGCTCGGCCTCGGCCAGCGTCTTGCCCCTCAGGTCGGGGATGACGACGCTATCGCCATGCTTGGTATAGAGGTCGAGCCCGAAGGTGAGGATGAGGACAAAGAGCAGGCTTAGCCCTATCATAAGGGCCAGATGTGTGAGGAGGGAGTCCTTGGTGAAGAGCTTCTTCATAGATTTGCTAGGGAGAGCGCAGGCTAGAGGCGACCCGCGTTGACGAAGAGGGTGACGGACTCGGGCGTGTCGGGTGCGTCGATGGTGGCGCTACTGCCCTCCCACTCCTTGAGGCCGTTATGGATGTAGATGATCTTGTCCCCGATGGAGTGCACCGAGTTCATATCATGGGTGTTGACGATGGTGGTGATGCCGTACTCACGGGTGATCTCGTAGATGAGCTGGTCGATGACCATGGAGGTCTTGGGGTCAAGGCCCGAGTTCGGCTCGTCGCAGAAGAGGTAGCGAGGATTCAGGGCGATGGCGCGGGCGATGGCCGTGCGCTTCATCATTCCACCGCTGATCTCGGCAGGGTACTTATTGGCTGCGTCTGCCAGCCCGACGCGCTCCAGCAGCTCCATAGCTCGGTGGTAGCGGCGGTCGTAGCTCTCGCGGGAGAACATCTCCATAGGGAAGAGCACATTCTCCACCACCGTCATGCTGTCGAAGAGCGCCGAGCCCTGGAAGAGCATCCCCATCTCGCGGCGCAGGCCCAGCAGGCTAGGCTTGTCCATGCCCACTAGGTCGCGGCCGTCGTAGAGCACCTCCCCTACGTCGGGTGTGATGAGGCCGATCATACACTTGACGAAGACGGACTTCCCCGCTCCGCTACGCCCGATGACGAGGCTGGTCTTACCGGCCTCGAAGGTGGCATCAATACCCTTGAGCACCTCCTTCTCGCCGAAGCGCTTGTAGAGAGACTTTACCTGGATCATAGCGCTAGGTAAGCATGAGGTTGGTGAGCAGCACGTCGAAGAAAAGGATGAGCACGCTGCTATTGACGACGGCACGGGTGCTGGAGGAGCCCACCTGCAGGGCGCCGCCCTTGACGCAGTAGCCGTAGTAGGAGGCTACTGAGGAGATGATGAAGGCGTAGACCAGGCTCTTGATGATGGAGTGGCCTACGTAGGCGGGGGTGAAGAAGAGCTGCAGTCCGTAGACATAGTCCTGGTGCGTCAGCCCGTTGGCCAGGTCGCAGGCGATGTAGCCCCCGTAGATGCCCGTGATCATAGAGAAGATGGAGAGCACTGGGATGAAGCTCATGAAGCCGACGATCTTGGGCAGGATGAGGAAATTGGCTGAGTTGACCCCCATGATCTCCATGGCATCGATCTGCTCCGTGACGCGCATCGTCCCCAGCTCGGAGGCGATGCTGGAGCCTACCTTCCCCGAGAGGATGAGGCACATCACCGTCGAGGAGAACTCTAGGATCATGATCTCACGCGCCGAGTAGCCTATGGTGAAGCGCGGGATGAGCGGGCTGGTCATATTGATCGACAGCTGGATGGTGATCACCGCCCCTATAAAGAAGGAGATGATGAAGACGATCCATATCGAGCCCACACCGAGGCTGTAGATCTCCCGCACGACGGAGCGGTGGAACATGTGCCAGCGCAGCGGCAGGGCGAAGGTACGCCCCATGAGCTGCGTGTACTCACCGATGTTGGCTAGGACTTTGGATTGCATAGATGCACTGTAAGGGAAGGGGAAGGGACTCGACAGCTAGCGTAGGTCGATGACCTCGCAGCCGGGATAGCTACGCTCGCTGAGCACATAGAAGGAGGCCGCAGCTGCATTGCGGTGGCTGGGCGCCCCGAGCTCGGCCGTCAGGCGACTCCCATCGCGCGCCACGAAGACGAGGCGCGTGGGGCTGCCGCTCTTAGTCTGGAAGCTTGCCTCCACACTCCGTATATTACTCTTGCCCTGGGGCACGAAGCGCACAAGGGTCGTCGCTGCGGGAGCTGGGAGCTGGCTACTGGTGAAGCCCTGAGCACGCGAGCGCAGGAAGCGCAGCGGGTTGATCTGCAGCAGCTCCTCCTCCGTGGGGCGCGAATGGGTCAGTGTCTCCTCGGCCTTGTCATAGTAGCTCAGCGTCCCCGAGCTGTAGACAGCAGTGATGCTGCCATACTCGAGGCGGAAGGCATCCCCCTGTAGGTACATGCGCCCCTTGGTCGTGCCCTGCGGCTTGCCCGCACGGTCCTGGAGACGCGTCACGAACTCCACCTGCGCCATGCCCGAGCCGTAGAGGCTCGTCTCGGCGCGCTCGAGCAGCTGCGTCAGCTCTCGGGACTGCTGCGCCGAGGCGGGCAGCAGCCCGAGGATGAGGAGCAGTGCTCCGTATATCACTTGCTTCATATCTTGATCTCTAGAGTCAGCAGGCACGCCCTAGGCTACATCCTGTCGAGGAGCTGCTGTAGGCTGGCCTGATCCTTAATATATACCTCACGCGGCTTACTCCCCTCTTGCGGGCCGACGACACCTGCTCCCTCGAGCTGGTCCATCAGGCGCCCGGCACGGTTGTAGCCGATGTTGAACTTACGCTGTATGTAGGAGGTCGAGCCTACCTGCATCTGCACTACCAGGAGGGCCACCTCGTCGAAGAGGCTATCCTTCTCCTGGGGACTGAACCCCTTATCCTTAGCTCCATCCCCTCCCTCAGGAACGTACTCGGGCAGCTCATAGGCATATCCGAGGCTTTCCTGCGAGGCGATATGCTCGACGATGAGCTCCGTCTCGGGCGTGTCCATGAAGGCACACTGCACGCGTATCATATCCTTGCCCTGATAGAAGAGCATATCCCCGCGACCGATCAGCTGGTTGGCTCCCGGCGAATCGAGGACGGTACGGGAGTCGACCATGGAGAAGACCTTGAAGGCAATACGCGCTGGGAAGTTCGCCTTGATGAGCCCTGTGATGACATCGGTCGAAGGGCGCTGCGTGGCGATGACCATGTGTATCCCCGCGGCGCGCGCCTTCTGCGCCAGACGGGCGATGGGCTGCTCCACCTCCTTGCCGACGGTCATCATCAGATCGGCGAACTCGTCCACGATGAGCACGATGTAGGGCATCAGCTCGTGCCCATCCAGGCGGCTGAGCTCGCCCGAGCGTACCTGCTCGTTGTACTCCTTGATATTGCGCACGGCGCGCCCTGCCGTCTGGAGCTTGCGGTAGCGGTTGTCCATCTCGACGCAGAGCGAATTGAGCGTAGCCACCACCCTACTCATGTCGGTGATGATCGCCTTGTCGGAGTCGGGCAGCTTGGCTAGGAACTGGTGCTCGATCTCCTCGTAGATGGAGAACTCCAGCATCTTGGGGTCCACCATGACGAACTTGAGTTCCTCGGGGCGCTTGCTGTAGAGCAGCGAGGTGATCAGGGCGTTCAGCCCGACACTCTTCCCCTGCCCCGTCGCCCCTGCAATGAGGAGGTGGGGCATCTTCACGAGGTCGAAGATGAAGGGCTCATTGGTGATCGTCTTCCCTATACCTACGGGGAGCTCCATGCGCTCCTGCTGCTCGCGATACTTGCGCGAGGCGAGGATGCTGCGCATCGAGACGGTCTGCGGATTGGAGTTAGGCACCTCGATACCGATCGTCCCCTGGCCAGGCATGGGGGCGATGATACGCACGCCCTCGCTCTTGAGCCCCATGGCGATGTCGTCGTCCATAGCCTTGATGCGCGAGACCTTAATCCCCGAGTCGGGGATGACCTCGTAGAGCGTCACCGTCGGGCCGACGGTCGCCTTGCAGGGCGTGACGGGCATCTTGAAGCTCGCCAGCGTGTCGATGATCCGCTGCTTGTTGTGCTCGATCTCGTCCATGTCTATGCCCGTGGCGCTCTGCTCGTAGTCGCGCAGCAGGTCGATCGAGGGCTTCTGATAGTGCGCCAGCTGTATGCCTGGGGCAAGCGGAGCACGCTCAGGCAGCTCCTCCTCCACAAGGTCATCGGCGGGCGCCTGCTCGACGATCATCCCCTGGCTGGGGTCGAGGTCCGCCGTAGGCTCGGCGCTGAAGACGGGATCAGACGTCCTATAGGGGCTATAGCTGTCGTGCTCGGCCTCGGCACGCAAGGGCGCCTCGTGCGCCTGCTCCATCATCGATGTGTAGGGCAGCTCCTCCTCGTAGAGCTCGTCAGCCAAGCGCTCGGTGTGCTCCTCGGCTGCAGGGCCAGCGGCCTCGTCAGCCTCGGGGGCGACTTCCCCAGGCTTACGCGTCCAGCGCTCCCAGAGGCTCGGACGGCGGAGATGAAGCTCGGGCGCCTTGATCGGCGGATGCTGCACGGCCTTAAGGACACGGTCGGAGCAGAGGATGCTCACGATGATGACCGTCCCCAAGAGCAGCAAGAGGAGCCCCGAAGTCCCCAGGTGCAGCGCGAGCTGCTGGTAGTAGTGTGCGCCCCAGGCTCCGCCGAAGACCAGGAAGGTATCCGAGGGCCAGAGCTGCTGCAGGCCTGTCAGAGCGATCGCGCTCCACAGGGCGAGGAAGCCCCAGAAGAGGAAGCGAGCCAGCGCACGGATCAGGCGCGAATGGCGGTCAAAGACGACATAGAGCGCCGTCTGGAAGCCAAAGGCGAAGAGGGCAAAGGTACCGAAGCCGAAGAGCTCGTTGAAGAGGTAGTTCCCCATGCGTGCCCCGAGGAGGCCAAAGGGATTGCGCACCTCGAGCCCCAGCTCCTGCAGCTGCTGCGGTGTCAGGCTCGGGTCGAGCAGACTCTGGTCTGCGCCCCCCGAGAAGAGGAAGCCCAGGACGGAGCAGAGGCAGAAGGCCAAGAGGAGAAGGAAGCTAAGCGCCAGGACGACGGCCATGCGGTTGTTGTCTCTATTCTTGGAGACGAGCCCACGCAGCCACTGCATGAGGCCTGCTGCCAGCGAGCCCCGCCCGTCGGTCGAGGACGTGCGCTTGGCCTGCGATGATCGTTGTGCTTGCTTTGTCTGGGGTTGTTTCGCCATTGTGAGGATCTACTGGGGCCTAGCACCCATGCTTCTTT harbors:
- a CDS encoding ABC transporter ATP-binding protein encodes the protein MIQVKSLYKRFGEKEVLKGIDATFEAGKTSLVIGRSGAGKSVFVKCMIGLITPDVGEVLYDGRDLVGMDKPSLLGLRREMGMLFQGSALFDSMTVVENVLFPMEMFSRESYDRRYHRAMELLERVGLADAANKYPAEISGGMMKRTAIARAIALNPRYLFCDEPNSGLDPKTSMVIDQLIYEITREYGITTIVNTHDMNSVHSIGDKIIYIHNGLKEWEGSSATIDAPDTPESVTLFVNAGRL
- a CDS encoding RluA family pseudouridine synthase — encoded protein: MDGELLEDEEDEAGDPAAVSYLTHADSTPLYEHFRVVADKGQELLRIDKFLATRMPHTSRSRIQQALEGGYVFVGDRPVKANYRIKPLEVVTLQLRRPRRQLEIIPEDIPLDIVYEDEYLLVVNKPAGLVVHPGHGNYTGTLVNALAYYLKDDPHYDPEDPRLGLVHRIDKDTSGLLVVAKRPETKAHLSRQFFEKTTKRTYRALVWGRFDSPEGTIVGNIGRDERDRLQMAVYPEGSDKGKHAVTHYTVLEELAYVSWVECRLETGRTHQIRAHMRHLGHPLFADERYGGDRILWGNQFARYRPFVQNCLALCPRQALHAKTLGFVHPHTGQELTFDSDLPSDLALLLERWRGYAAQVDKD
- a CDS encoding DNA translocase FtsK, coding for MAKQPQTKQAQRSSQAKRTSSTDGRGSLAAGLMQWLRGLVSKNRDNNRMAVVLALSFLLLLAFCLCSVLGFLFSGGADQSLLDPSLTPQQLQELGLEVRNPFGLLGARMGNYLFNELFGFGTFALFAFGFQTALYVVFDRHSRLIRALARFLFWGFLALWSAIALTGLQQLWPSDTFLVFGGAWGAHYYQQLALHLGTSGLLLLLLGTVIIVSILCSDRVLKAVQHPPIKAPELHLRRPSLWERWTRKPGEVAPEADEAAGPAAEEHTERLADELYEEELPYTSMMEQAHEAPLRAEAEHDSYSPYRTSDPVFSAEPTADLDPSQGMIVEQAPADDLVEEELPERAPLAPGIQLAHYQKPSIDLLRDYEQSATGIDMDEIEHNKQRIIDTLASFKMPVTPCKATVGPTVTLYEVIPDSGIKVSRIKAMDDDIAMGLKSEGVRIIAPMPGQGTIGIEVPNSNPQTVSMRSILASRKYREQQERMELPVGIGKTITNEPFIFDLVKMPHLLIAGATGQGKSVGLNALITSLLYSKRPEELKFVMVDPKMLEFSIYEEIEHQFLAKLPDSDKAIITDMSRVVATLNSLCVEMDNRYRKLQTAGRAVRNIKEYNEQVRSGELSRLDGHELMPYIVLIVDEFADLMMTVGKEVEQPIARLAQKARAAGIHMVIATQRPSTDVITGLIKANFPARIAFKVFSMVDSRTVLDSPGANQLIGRGDMLFYQGKDMIRVQCAFMDTPETELIVEHIASQESLGYAYELPEYVPEGGDGAKDKGFSPQEKDSLFDEVALLVVQMQVGSTSYIQRKFNIGYNRAGRLMDQLEGAGVVGPQEGSKPREVYIKDQASLQQLLDRM
- a CDS encoding PASTA domain-containing protein, whose protein sequence is MKKLFTKDSLLTHLALMIGLSLLFVLILTFGLDLYTKHGDSVVIPDLRGKTLAEAEQILKSVGLEYEINDSTFSKTARPGTIRDVVPAPGSRVKAGRLLFIAINGLHPRNQTIPAYKDQSARQILALLRGLGFEEVEQRTVPGGYVGSVVDLKTADGKSIPQGTQLPVNTKLYLYVATAVVDTLGLDRLIEGWGRDSLADSVSVAPEPKKENTTDWW
- a CDS encoding outer membrane lipoprotein carrier protein LolA, with the translated sequence MKQVIYGALLLILGLLPASAQQSRELTQLLERAETSLYGSGMAQVEFVTRLQDRAGKPQGTTKGRMYLQGDAFRLEYGSITAVYSSGTLSYYDKAEETLTHSRPTEEELLQINPLRFLRSRAQGFTSSQLPAPAATTLVRFVPQGKSNIRSVEASFQTKSGSPTRLVFVARDGSRLTAELGAPSHRNAAAASFYVLSERSYPGCEVIDLR
- a CDS encoding ABC transporter permease; this translates as MQSKVLANIGEYTQLMGRTFALPLRWHMFHRSVVREIYSLGVGSIWIVFIISFFIGAVITIQLSINMTSPLIPRFTIGYSAREIMILEFSSTVMCLILSGKVGSSIASELGTMRVTEQIDAMEIMGVNSANFLILPKIVGFMSFIPVLSIFSMITGIYGGYIACDLANGLTHQDYVYGLQLFFTPAYVGHSIIKSLVYAFIISSVASYYGYCVKGGALQVGSSSTRAVVNSSVLILFFDVLLTNLMLT